The DNA sequence TCAAAAAAGGCGACAAGGTTGCCATCTGGGCCTACAACGTCCCCGAGTGGGTCATACTCCAGTTCGCCACGGCCAAGATCGGCGCCGTGCTGGTAACGGTCAATACCGCCTACAAATCGGCCGAGCTCGACTATATCCTTAACCAGTCCGATTCCACCACGCTCTTCATGGTCAAGTCCTTCAAGGATACCGATTACGTACAAACCGTGTACGACGTGGTGCCGGAACTTCAGGCCGCAGAGCCGGGCCGGCTGTCGTGCCCGAAGCTGCCCTATCTCAAGAATGTGGTCTTTATCGGCGACCAGCCCCCGGGGGGGATGATCACTTTCGAGGCGATGGCCGAGGCCGGACAGCGGCTATCCGATGCCGAACTGAACGCCGTCGAGGCGACCCTTGACTGCCATGACGTGATCAATATGCAGTACACCTCCGGCACGACCGGCTTTCCCAAGGGGGTCATGCTGACCCACTTCAACCTCGTCAACAACGGTTTCAACATCGGCGAATGCATGAAGTTCACCGAAAAGGACCGCCTCTGCATCACCGTGCCGTTTTTCCACTGCTTCGGCTGCGTGCTGGGGGTCATGGCCTGCGTCACCCATGGTTCGACCATGGTGCCGGTGGAGATCTTCAATCCGCTCAAGGTGCTGCAGACGGTCCAGCAGGAGAGGTGCACGGCGCTCCATGGCGTGCCGACCATGTTCATTGCCGAAATGGAACATCCGGAATTTTCCACGTTCGATCTCAGTACCCTGCGCACCGGCATCATGGCCGGTTCGGTCTGCCCCATCGAGGTGATGAAACGGGCGGTGAAGGACATGAACCTGACCGAGATCACCAGCGTCTACGGGCAGACCGAATCCTCACCCGGCATTACCCAGACCCGCACCGACGACCCGATCGAACTGAGGGTGGCCACGGTCGGCCGGGCTCTGCCGGGTGCCGAGGTCAAGATCGTCGATATCGAAACCGGGGCCGCCCTGCCGCCCGGCAAGCAGGGCGAGCTGTGCGGTCGTGGATATATGGTCATGAAGGGCTATTACAAGATGCCGGAAGAAACCGCCAAGGTGATCGACGCCGACGGCTGGCTGCATACCGGCGACCTGGCCATAATGGACGAGAACGGCTACTGCAAGATCACCGGACGGATCAAGCAGATGATCATCAGGGGAGGGGAGAATATCTACCCCCGGGAGATCGAGGAGTTCCTCTATACCCATCCCAAGGTTTCCGATGTCCAGGTCTATGGCGTGCCCGACCGCAAGTACGGCGAACAGGTGATGGCGGCCATTATCCTCAAGAAGGGGCTGGAGATGACCGAGGCGGAGGTCCGGGAATTTTGCAAGGGGCGGATCGCCAACTACAAGGTTCCCAAGTATGTCAAGTTTGTGGACGGGTATCCCATGACCGCCTCGGGCAAGATCCAAAAGTTCAAGCTGCGGGAGATGGCCATCAAGGAGTTGCAATTGGAGGATGCCGGCGAGACGGCGTAGCGTCGGCGGAATGGGCGGATTGATCGGGCGGTCCGTTTACCGGTGGGATTTCGGCAGGGCAGGGTAGCGTGATATGATATTACAAAAACTTATCGG is a window from the Oryzomonas sagensis genome containing:
- a CDS encoding AMP-binding protein, whose product is MSQQITLTVGGLLDDMARRFPENDALVHPERGLRYNYREFNEVCRRVAKGLLALGVKKGDKVAIWAYNVPEWVILQFATAKIGAVLVTVNTAYKSAELDYILNQSDSTTLFMVKSFKDTDYVQTVYDVVPELQAAEPGRLSCPKLPYLKNVVFIGDQPPGGMITFEAMAEAGQRLSDAELNAVEATLDCHDVINMQYTSGTTGFPKGVMLTHFNLVNNGFNIGECMKFTEKDRLCITVPFFHCFGCVLGVMACVTHGSTMVPVEIFNPLKVLQTVQQERCTALHGVPTMFIAEMEHPEFSTFDLSTLRTGIMAGSVCPIEVMKRAVKDMNLTEITSVYGQTESSPGITQTRTDDPIELRVATVGRALPGAEVKIVDIETGAALPPGKQGELCGRGYMVMKGYYKMPEETAKVIDADGWLHTGDLAIMDENGYCKITGRIKQMIIRGGENIYPREIEEFLYTHPKVSDVQVYGVPDRKYGEQVMAAIILKKGLEMTEAEVREFCKGRIANYKVPKYVKFVDGYPMTASGKIQKFKLREMAIKELQLEDAGETA